The nucleotide sequence TGTTTAGAATAAATAAAGTGATATAACAACAGacgaaataaattgaaaatatggtAAAACACTATGCACAGTTCTGACGAAATACACTAGAACTTCTAAGTAAAATGGACACTTTTCTAGAACAATGAAaagccaaacttaaaaaaaatctgaacagtaACTATGATGAGTATATACGTAGGTTCATCGTACAGTCTACTCTTCTGTATGTttagattttataaataaaatgtttaaaaatatgctttcaaGAAGTAATGGTTTCCCGTGTCTGATAAGGACTTAATTTGCTcaacactgctactgctaagtcacttcagtcgtgtccgactctgagcgaccccatagacggcagcccaccaggctccccggtccctaggattctccagacaagaacactggagtgggttgccattttcttctccaatgcatgaaagtgaaaagtgaaggtaaagtcgctcagtcgtgtccgactcttagcgaccccatgtactgcagcctaccaggctcctccgtccatgggattttccaggcaagagtactggagtggggtcccattgccctCTCCGTGCTCAACACTAACAGTAGCTAACAAGTCGATCCAACCAACACACAGGAGATGTCCAACAAGAAAGGGGTCCCTGATTGGTATAGCCGGGTTTAGCTAACTCAGGTGGTAGGGCAAGAAGGATACGGCTCGCCTCATCCAGTGTGCCACGCGCCTGCGCAGGTGAGGCTGCTCCGCTAACTGTTCGAGGGCGGAAGCGCGGGTGCCCTGAGCCACGTGACCACGGATGAAAGGGGGCGGGGCGCGCGGGACGTGCTGCCGCGTAGTCGCAGACTGAATGGGCGGCGGCAGAGCATGTGTGCTTTACTGAGGTTGCTACTCTGCTGGGACCCGAAGGTTGAATGTCTCTCCGCAGCCGGATCGTGAAGCCGGCGGCTGCGAGaacgcggcggcggcggcggaggagggagagggcagcCGGAGACAGGCCCGGCGCCCCTTTCGGAGGCTGACGGCCCCCGGCTACGCAAGAGTCATGGCATCGCTGGCGGATCGAGTACGGGGCAACGGGCGCATCGCGGCCGGGCTCCTACTCAACCTACTGGTGTCCATCTGCATTGTATTCCTTAACAAATGGATCTATGTCCACTACGGCTTCCCCAACATGAGCCTGACCCTGGTTCACTTCGTGGTCACTTGGCTGGGCTTGTACGTCTGTCAGAAGCTGGACATCTTTGCCCCCAAAAGTCTGccgccttccaagctcctcctcCTGGCCCTCAGCTTCTGTGGCTTCGTGGTCTTCACCAACTTATCTTTGCAGAATAACACCATAGGCACCTATCAGCTGGCCAAGGCCATGACCACGCCGGTAATCATAGTCATCCAGACCCTCTGCTACAAGAAAACCTTCTCCACCAAAATACGGCTCACGCTGGTGAGTAGCTTCAGGCGGGTGAGGTGCGCCTCTAACAACTCACCTGGACCATCTTTCTCCCGCGGGAAGTTTGCGTAACCTTGCGCCATCCTCTTTCCCATGATCG is from Bubalus bubalis isolate 160015118507 breed Murrah chromosome 4, NDDB_SH_1, whole genome shotgun sequence and encodes:
- the SLC35E3 gene encoding solute carrier family 35 member E3 isoform X4; this translates as MASLADRVRGNGRIAAGLLLNLLVSICIVFLNKWIYVHYGFPNMSLTLVHFVVTWLGLYVCQKLDIFAPKSLPPSKLLLLALSFCGFVVFTNLSLQNNTIGTYQLAKAMTTPVIIVIQTLCYKKTFSTKIRLTLIPITLGVILNSYYDVKFNFLGTVFAALGVLVTSLYQVWVGAKQHELQVNSMQLLYYQAPMSSAMLLVAVPFFEPVFAEGGIFGPWSVSALEILWWSGDKQGVSGVHLMRMKTQTRMSLPWKTV